Sequence from the Onychomys torridus unplaced genomic scaffold, mOncTor1.1, whole genome shotgun sequence genome:
ggaggaggaggaggagaggaggaggaggagaggaggaggaggagaaaaggggaagaccATGTCCCTAACAGACTTTCTGGCTGAGGATGAGGGGAGGTGAGTTGTGAAGGAAGCACTTTGACCCCAAACCAGTCAACTGGACTAATGAAACAGATGCTCTGGCAGGATGTGCCCATACACTAGTTAGTAATGGCAAGGATGTGCATCAGGGCCCTCTGATTGGCCGTTCCACCCTGTTCACTGCTCCATGCACTGCTTGGGAACCCAATGTCAGCTGGAGTAGTCTTCCAAATTGTTATGCTCTACTGTTTTCCCAAGGAATCTGCCCTACGATGATGGGACAGACAACCTCCTCAGGAATTCTCCAAAGGACTAAACATCAGTGCAGCACACTTACCTCATGAACCCAGCAATCCAGACGGGTTGAAAGGCTTTGGATGTGCAGACTTGGAGGAGCTGGGTTCCCTGCTCAGTGCCCTCAGTCTCAGTGAGTAGTCTCTAGGAAACAGAAGGCCTGGAGGTGTTTTGCTGGAGGATAAAGACAGGATGACTGTTCTTTGAATACCTGGTAGAAATCAAGATTTTGACAAAACAGATGCAGACTGTAGGGCCAGACCAGCACAGACAGCTTTGATAACCATCCAGCTCAGAGAGGCAATGATCTCTTGGCGACAAGTATTGATATGATTAAGATTGAGACCAGTACTGGGATGGGTTTGGGTACTAGGATATGCATTGGGTACTGGGATggcattgggtactaggatgggcattgggtactaggatgggcattgggtactaggatgggcattgggtactagaATGGGCATTGGGGTACTAGCATGGCATcagggtactaggatgggcattagCCAGAGTATGCATGACAATGGGGCTGAGATTGACAGATTCCAGAGGCTGCAGAGTCCATGACTGAGGCTGCGACTCCTTGACAGGCAGAAGAAGAACATTTGGTAGTGGAATCTGTAGGGTGATGACTACAGAGGAGTCAGGGGCCACCATGAgaccaggaagagagacaggatgaCAGGGTATGGACCCAGAGATGATCTCTCTCTCAGAATGATTATGGATGTGATGATAGAGGACTCCCCACATGACCCAACCCAGGTCAAAAGCCTCAGAGTACTCCTGAGGAAGAAGGCTCCTCGTTGAGCACTTCCGGTCCGGCTGAGTGGATTCTGTGGAGGAGCAAAGACAGTTGACAcagctgctggagaaggaaacggaagagcAGCAACAGAGAGGGCAAGAACAACTGCAGCCTCAGCTGGGTGAGCCAGAACTGCACCACAGgtccagaggaggaggggagaagaggaaaggggagcgGGCATGTAAGTGGGGGAACTCAAGGCATTTCATCTCATACACCAGAAGCCATGGCCTGAGGAATCACTGCTTTTCTCAAGGGAGCCATCTCTGACATCGTTGATTCCTGCTCCACCTTTTCCTACTGCCCTCCCCTCTGGAGGTCAGAGTGTCTCAGCTGATGGACTGGGGTGGTGAACAGGGGTGTGTAAATAGGGGGATTTGAGCTGCAGTCCTTCAGCCTTGGCTTGGGTGTTTTCAGGTGTCCATTGTAAAAGGACTCCAGACCTTAGCACAGCTGACACCATGATGGAAGCCCCACCATTCAGgtcataaaactcagcatgtagacagcaccccctgacaaaatggaaacaaagacttAATCCAACAAAGTCTCTAGTTCTcagaaagtctctaaatgcacTAAATTCTCTCTATTTACTTGTGTAGTTTTGCTCCTGATTAACTGTtctaactgaagtatgtcaacccaggatatggtttttgtgcttaaaagctcaccctgagaaagtctcagggctacactgggatactgaacacccagtgtagtcactggATGACCGTAAAGACTTCTTATTGGCATAAACCCATGGCTGAGTAGTCCTCTCGGTGGCTACCCCACAACACTGTAAGTTTCCTTTACTGGAATCACACACCAGTGCTCTGGTCTATCATGTGACCTAGAATGGTGTGTGGTTTTCTGCTTAGGAGAGTTGGTTTCTTGACTTTCTTCAAAAGTAGAGAATAATGGGAAGAGCAGTTGAAGGACTTGGTTTCCCTGGCAACACTGTAGCTTGACCTGTGTGCTTTGATGTGCACTGCTATAGGCACCAGCTCAAAGATGGCAGGTGTTCCTGTTGCAGGAAGTCAGGGTACCTGCAGGAAAATGATTCCCTGGTTCTCCATGTGAGCCCTAAGCCTGCCTGTGCAGGAGCGATGGTTTAGTGTGCTGCCTGCAGTGGGCATAGCCAAACCACTTATCCAGTGGACTTGATGGCCAGTAGCTAGAGAGTGGGCTTTAGAGAGATACCCGTGGTTGAATGCGGTCATGGACAATGAAAGGCAGTTTGCCCCtctttgtctattttttcttCAGATAATGCATCCAAGAGAAAGTGGTTTCTatccctctctcccactttgctcctctgttaaaataaaacaaagggttGATTGAAGCTCCTGAACATATGTGAAACTTGTACAAAGGTGTCTTCTGTGAAAATGACTCACAATCTGTAGACATTATTTAGGAGATGCCTTGAGTTGGAAAATCCCATCCTTGGGGTTGAGAGATTTTTGGCTTTCTCCAAATAAATTTACtctttaaagataaaaacaagatTACAACAGGGTCATGCTGACACTGTCATCCATTTGGTCACATGTCACCATCTCTTGTGCTGTTGGTTGTTTCTTATTACAGTTTTCCCCAAAGGTCAGCAATATTTATTTAACCAAATTTATAGACAACAAGTAAGCAGAGTCAGTGGATTTGaaatctctctctcccacctccccctcCTCAGTTGAGAGTTACCAAGGATCACAGGCTGAGTCTCATGATTCCAAACTAGCTGATATATCCATGCCACAACTTGTTTGACCTCTTACTTAAATATgggttcctctctcttcccaagtCAACTACTGACCCATCCTGACACACGGAGAATAGTTTTAATTTCATTGGTCCATCCTGTCACCTTGTCCCCTTTACAGGCTGGCTGCTTGTCAAGAGCTCTACCCACTGTGCAGTCACCACCACCATGCTCTGCATCATCCTCATCATCTCCATCATCATATGGGAGCTGCCTGATGGACAAAGGGGGAGCTGGTACAGCTGATGCTGGACAGAAAGGACTGTGGCTCACAGCATATCGTCCTGTGGGGAGGGAGGCCATGGAGCCTCCTTCTCCAGCCCTTCTGTTTCCTTGGCTTCTCATCACCAGCACAGCCCTCTCTGTTCATACCCACAAACCACTGTGTGGTTTTAGACCCATCCCCATATTCTCTAGTCCTCTCTGGTCCCTCGGTTCAGGCTGCTGTCACATCTTTCTTTGACACTCAGTCCGTCCATATTAACTATACAGTGAGACACAGAACTACACACTGCTCAACACTTGGTTCTGTGGACTCAATCCCACACTCTCTGCTTTCCAACCTTCacttctggtgctgtgataaatacctgacagaagccagggagaagagaaagctTTCATTCGGCTTACAGTCCCAGGCTGTCTGTAGTCCATCACtgtgaggaagtcaaggcaggaactcaaagcagataCCTCAGTGCATCCACGGTCCAGAGTAATGAGAAATGAATTTACGCATGCTTATTGGTGCTCAGCCTGCCTTTCCCTTAGACAGTTCAGAACCCATACTCAGTGaatagtgccccccccccatggtgGAGGAATTTACCCACCTCATTTAGAATCATGCAGAAAAATCTTtcccagacatgtccacaggacaGCTCAAGctagataatccctcactgaAACTCTCTTCTGACATGATTCTAGATGGTGTCAAGATGACAGTTTAAAACTAACTACCTCAATCCTCTTCTAACAAGATGTCTTAGTGCCTCAAATCTGTCCAGATCATCTCCATGACCTCCATGTAGCTGGGGGAGGCTGTCACAGGCACCTAGAGGGTCTTGTGGATCTGGTCAATCTCTCTCAacttctcctccagctcctgagcCAGGGCCCGCAGATCTTCAGCCAACTCTGATTTTGCTCCATCATATAAATGCATTGAGTCCCTTACAAGGCAATACACATCCAGTGCAAGGAAGGCACCCGCAACAGCGGCACCTCTGATTCTGCCTTTTTTAGTCATTGTCAGAGCAGTGCCCTCAAAGACATTCTGCATCTGGTTAGCTCGTTGGGCAGGGATTCTTCTAGTCATCATAAGGAGCTTGGCATTTGCCACTAAGTTAGGGTTGGTTCTGGCTGCCCTAATGGCATGAATGCTTTGTCCTAAAGTTTTCAAATTTTTGCAGACACCATAGGAGCTTTTAGAAAGTTTGAATGCAATCTCTCCCAGGACAAGAAGCGTCTTCATAACGTCCATGGTGTCTGACATCAGGCGCCTGGCTTCAGCCTCATCTGCCCACTTGCTTGATTCCTCCACAACTACAGTGGCGGCACCAGTCACAGTAGCcactgcccccagccccagcccagtgGCTGAGAGCAGCAGACTGCCGCCTGCTGTCACAGGAGCCAGAGCTATACCCAGGATGcccaggactccagaggcagTGCTGGTGGAGTTGGTCACCAGGTTGGAGATGGTACAGGCTCTGTGCACCTGGTCAAGGTGGTCAGCCAGAGCTCGGAGCTTCCTGATGTTTCCCTCCAGCTTCCTTTTCAACTCAGGAAAAGCTTCCAGAAACCTCTTCCTGTCCTGCAGCTCTCGTTGAAGCCGCTCTTTGTCCCCCAGGGCTGGGAGCCCTAGGAGCAGCTTACACAGTGCAGCTTCCTCATCCCTGTAACAGAAGAGGTCAGTGCATCAGAAAGAAGGCTTGTTTCACTGTAGGATGACCTATCCCCTTCACATCACAGACTTGTGTTATAGATCCAATGGGAAGGTATTTTACAAATGCAGGACTC
This genomic interval carries:
- the LOC118575346 gene encoding apolipoprotein L3-like, with the translated sequence MASGVLRRRHFIQEVTEYLQDSASRRDLQLLLAKDDAWKVLVAEAGLSRDEEAALCKLLLGLPALGDKERLQRELQDRKRFLEAFPELKRKLEGNIRKLRALADHLDQVHRACTISNLVTNSTSTASGVLGILGIALAPVTAGGSLLLSATGLGLGAVATVTGAATVVVEESSKWADEAEARRLMSDTMDVMKTLLVLGEIAFKLSKSSYGVCKNLKTLGQSIHAIRAARTNPNLVANAKLLMMTRRIPAQRANQMQNVFEGTALTMTKKGRIRGAAVAGAFLALDVYCLVRDSMHLYDGAKSELAEDLRALAQELEEKLREIDQIHKTL